A genomic segment from Actinoplanes sichuanensis encodes:
- a CDS encoding O-methyltransferase, producing MPFAETFATEDPVLQTARALAHELGLPCVSPGAGSVLSLLAAAGRAKAVVEIGTGTGVSGIWLLRGMRPDGVLTTIDVEHEHQRIARRIFQEAGYASSRTRIISGRALNVLPRLSDGAYDLIFVDADTTEFAACTEAALRLLRPGGVLIVNGAHANGRISDPAARDVDTLTVRATVKAIRESEEWIPAVISSGAGLLAAVKR from the coding sequence ATGCCGTTCGCCGAGACCTTCGCCACCGAGGACCCGGTCCTGCAGACCGCGCGTGCTCTCGCGCACGAGCTCGGCCTGCCCTGTGTCTCCCCGGGCGCCGGCTCCGTGCTGAGCCTGCTGGCCGCCGCCGGCCGCGCCAAGGCCGTCGTCGAGATCGGCACCGGCACCGGGGTGAGCGGCATCTGGCTGCTCCGCGGCATGCGCCCGGACGGGGTCCTCACCACCATCGACGTCGAGCACGAGCACCAGCGGATCGCCCGGCGGATCTTCCAGGAGGCGGGGTACGCGTCCTCGCGTACCCGGATCATCAGCGGCCGCGCCCTGAACGTGCTGCCCCGACTCTCCGACGGCGCCTACGACCTGATCTTCGTGGACGCCGACACCACCGAGTTCGCCGCCTGCACCGAGGCCGCCCTGCGCCTGCTCCGGCCGGGTGGGGTGCTGATCGTGAACGGTGCGCACGCCAACGGCCGGATCAGTGACCCGGCCGCCCGCGACGTGGACACCCTCACCGTCCGGGCGACGGTGAAGGCGATCCGCGAGTCTGAGGAGTGGATCCCCGCGGTGATCTCGTCAGGCGCCGGGCTGCTGGCCGCCGTCAAGCGCTAA
- a CDS encoding leucyl aminopeptidase family protein, giving the protein MFDIRLTDVPDTSTRVVPVGPELDDEMSALVAATDGAATRGRITVFPRPLRSPARVLLAGIGDGGEADWRAAGAAAIRETADDEDLEVHLPAGTTAEAVRGLAEGLWLGGYRYRDAPRGPRTREVRIHGTAHAESITRARVAARAAWLARDLTNTPSSVKNPEWLAGQVVAEAATRPGVSVTVRAGEELARFGGLLAVGGGSVSPPRFVEMSWNPPGATTHVVLVGKGITFDTGGISIKPRDGMKLMKKDMGGAAAVIAATLGAADLNLPVRVTALTPLAENAVSGSAFRPGDVITHYDGSTSENTNSDAEGRIVLADALGYAADVLHPDLVINLATLTGANAVALGKRTAALFSPDDTLAAELAKAGADAGEQMWRLPLSDDYLENLRSDIADRVSAPGGPGSVMAALFLRDFFGDARWAHLDMSAPSWAEAHDLELTKGATGWGARTLLNYLTSLGGDASA; this is encoded by the coding sequence GTGTTCGACATCCGATTGACCGACGTGCCCGATACGTCCACCCGGGTCGTCCCGGTCGGCCCCGAGCTGGACGACGAGATGTCCGCGCTGGTCGCCGCGACCGACGGCGCCGCGACCAGGGGCCGGATCACGGTGTTCCCGCGGCCGCTGCGGAGCCCGGCCCGAGTGCTGCTCGCCGGGATCGGCGACGGTGGCGAGGCGGACTGGCGTGCCGCCGGTGCCGCCGCGATCCGGGAGACCGCGGACGACGAGGATCTCGAGGTCCACCTACCCGCCGGCACCACCGCCGAGGCGGTGCGCGGCCTGGCCGAGGGCCTGTGGCTGGGCGGATACCGATATCGCGACGCACCCCGCGGACCCCGCACCCGAGAGGTACGGATCCACGGCACGGCCCACGCCGAGAGCATCACCCGAGCGCGGGTCGCGGCGCGGGCCGCCTGGCTCGCCCGGGACCTGACGAACACACCGTCGTCGGTGAAGAACCCGGAGTGGCTCGCCGGGCAGGTCGTCGCCGAGGCCGCGACACGCCCGGGCGTGAGCGTGACCGTGCGCGCCGGCGAGGAACTGGCCCGGTTCGGTGGCCTGCTGGCGGTCGGCGGTGGCTCGGTGTCACCGCCCCGGTTCGTCGAGATGTCCTGGAACCCGCCCGGCGCCACCACCCATGTGGTCCTGGTCGGCAAGGGCATCACCTTCGACACCGGCGGCATCTCGATCAAGCCGCGTGACGGCATGAAGCTGATGAAGAAGGACATGGGCGGGGCGGCCGCGGTCATCGCCGCGACCCTCGGCGCCGCCGACCTGAATCTTCCGGTACGGGTGACCGCGCTGACCCCGCTGGCCGAGAACGCGGTGAGTGGTTCCGCCTTCCGCCCCGGTGACGTGATCACCCACTACGACGGCTCGACCAGCGAGAATACGAACTCCGACGCGGAGGGCCGGATCGTGCTGGCCGACGCGCTCGGCTACGCGGCCGACGTGCTGCACCCCGACCTGGTGATCAACCTGGCGACCCTGACCGGGGCGAACGCGGTCGCCCTCGGCAAGCGCACGGCCGCCCTGTTCAGCCCGGACGACACGCTCGCCGCCGAGCTGGCCAAGGCCGGAGCCGACGCCGGTGAGCAGATGTGGCGGCTCCCGCTCTCCGACGACTATCTGGAGAATCTGCGCAGCGACATCGCCGACCGGGTCAGCGCACCGGGCGGGCCGGGTTCGGTGATGGCCGCCCTGTTCCTGCGCGACTTCTTCGGCGACGCCCGCTGGGCCCACCTGGACATGTCCGCCCCGAGCTGGGCCGAGGCGCACGACCTGGAGCTGACCAAGGGTGCCACCGGCTGGGGCGCCCGGACTCTGCTCAATTACCTCACTTCGCTCGGCGGGGACGCCTCCGCTTAG
- a CDS encoding S1C family serine protease encodes MTDGWNWSRPPTSSAHPPPGEPQQPSPWWSGGQADPWRDPYSPSAVVLPTPQSTGGTPLETPPNPDAPRRSVASTLVICLVTALLAGSVGGTLGFLFAVRGGYVEGNHTELGATGQNVPESAQRAPESYGGVVERVQPSVVTVRVSGAIGSGFVVSTEGYVITNDHVVEGADDVMSVSFHDGSTAAATLVGRDPESDVAVIKVAKEGLIPVALGNSDEIAVGDPVLAFGSPLALVNTVTQGIVSALDRTIQAGEESGTRRYYAAIQTDAAVNQGNSGGPLVDGAGRVIGVNSVIRSVGGTTAEAGNIGLAFAIPINQAKRIAEDIIDTGKARRTVIGAEVMTGESSIGARLQSVQPAGPAAGAGLKAGDVITKLDGHPLEDGIGLIAMVRKYAPGSVVAVEYRRGSKTASTSVTLAADTN; translated from the coding sequence GTGACCGACGGCTGGAACTGGAGCCGGCCACCGACGTCCTCTGCGCACCCGCCGCCCGGCGAGCCGCAGCAGCCGTCGCCGTGGTGGTCGGGTGGGCAGGCCGATCCGTGGCGCGATCCGTACTCTCCGTCGGCGGTGGTCCTGCCGACCCCGCAGTCCACCGGCGGCACCCCGCTGGAGACCCCACCGAACCCGGACGCACCACGTCGCTCGGTCGCCTCAACCCTGGTGATCTGCCTGGTGACAGCCCTGCTCGCGGGCAGCGTGGGCGGCACGCTCGGTTTCCTCTTCGCGGTGCGCGGCGGTTACGTCGAGGGCAACCACACCGAGCTCGGTGCCACCGGGCAGAACGTTCCGGAGTCCGCCCAGCGAGCCCCCGAGTCGTACGGCGGCGTGGTCGAGCGGGTCCAGCCGAGCGTCGTCACGGTCCGGGTCAGCGGGGCGATCGGGTCCGGTTTCGTGGTCTCCACCGAGGGCTACGTGATCACCAACGATCACGTGGTCGAGGGCGCCGACGACGTCATGTCGGTCTCCTTCCACGACGGCTCCACGGCTGCCGCCACCCTCGTCGGGCGCGACCCGGAGTCCGATGTCGCAGTGATCAAAGTCGCAAAAGAGGGCCTCATCCCGGTCGCGCTCGGAAACTCCGACGAGATCGCTGTGGGTGACCCGGTGCTCGCTTTCGGTTCACCGCTGGCGTTGGTCAACACCGTGACCCAGGGCATCGTGAGCGCGCTGGACCGCACCATCCAGGCCGGCGAGGAGTCCGGCACCCGGCGCTACTACGCGGCCATCCAGACCGACGCCGCGGTCAACCAGGGCAACTCCGGTGGTCCGCTGGTCGACGGCGCAGGCCGGGTCATCGGCGTCAACTCGGTGATCCGCTCGGTCGGCGGCACCACCGCCGAGGCGGGCAACATCGGCCTCGCCTTCGCCATCCCGATCAACCAGGCCAAGCGGATCGCCGAGGACATCATCGACACCGGCAAGGCCCGGCGCACCGTGATCGGCGCCGAGGTGATGACCGGGGAGTCCTCGATCGGCGCCCGCCTCCAGTCGGTCCAGCCGGCCGGTCCGGCCGCCGGCGCCGGTCTCAAGGCCGGCGACGTGATCACCAAGCTCGACGGGCACCCGCTGGAGGACGGCATCGGCCTGATCGCCATGGTGCGGAAATACGCCCCGGGCTCGGTCGTCGCGGTCGAGTACCGGCGCGGCAGCAAGACCGCCTCGACATCGGTGACCCTCGCCGCGGACACCAACTGA
- a CDS encoding DUF1003 domain-containing protein produces MTERRDRLDQPREPGRVQLPKFDPEAFGRWSESIARYMGTAKFIVYMTVVIAAWFAWNTLAPENLRFDPYTFTFLTLVLSLQASYAAPLILLAQNRQTDRDRLIMEEDRRRAAMQKADTEFLAREIAALRIALNDVATRDFLRTELSRLADELDEAALRREKRARQDEASSRPASTDPYED; encoded by the coding sequence GTGACCGAGCGCAGGGACCGGCTCGACCAGCCGCGCGAGCCGGGGCGGGTGCAGCTGCCGAAATTCGATCCGGAGGCGTTCGGCCGCTGGTCGGAGAGCATCGCGCGGTACATGGGGACGGCGAAGTTCATCGTCTACATGACGGTGGTGATCGCCGCCTGGTTCGCGTGGAACACGCTCGCACCGGAGAACCTGCGTTTCGACCCGTACACGTTCACCTTCCTCACGCTGGTCCTGTCGTTGCAGGCGTCGTACGCCGCGCCGCTGATCCTGTTGGCGCAGAACCGGCAGACCGATCGCGACCGGCTGATCATGGAAGAGGATCGACGTCGGGCCGCGATGCAGAAGGCCGACACCGAGTTCCTGGCCCGCGAGATCGCCGCGCTGCGGATCGCCCTCAACGATGTCGCGACCAGGGATTTCCTCCGCACCGAGCTGTCCCGCCTGGCCGATGAACTGGATGAAGCAGCGTTGAGGCGGGAGAAGCGGGCACGTCAGGACGAGGCCTCTTCGCGACCCGCCTCGACCGACCCCTACGAGGACTGA
- a CDS encoding magnesium transporter MgtE N-terminal domain-containing protein yields MTMGTRVYLARLAGLPVFDPNGDRVGRVRDAVVRLRTTNRPPQVVGLVAEMALRRRIFLPIGRITSMDAEAVVLGTGSLNLRRFEKRPNELLVVEDLLDRRVSVAPDGDGPEQSGSVLDIGMELNRNTEWIITRVAVREHTGRLTRRGHVYQAEYDRVRGMVGPADAQGTANLIALLDQLRPADVANALQDMPDARRNEVAAAMDDRRLADVLEELPEHDQVEILVALERERAADVLERMDPDDAADLLAELPQTEQAVLLDLMEPEEAAPVRQLMSYRPGTAGSVMTSEPVILTPDTTVAEALARIRNPELSSVVAAQVFVARAPAATPTGRYLGMVHFQRLLREPPASIVGGLVDSGIEPLRTETGLLEITRRMATYDLVAMPVVDSTNRLLGAVTVDDVLDHSLPRDWRDRDAHDEGAA; encoded by the coding sequence GTGACCATGGGGACGAGGGTTTACCTGGCTCGCCTCGCCGGTCTTCCGGTGTTCGACCCGAACGGCGACCGTGTCGGGCGGGTTCGTGACGCCGTGGTCCGGTTACGCACCACGAACCGTCCGCCGCAGGTGGTCGGGCTGGTGGCCGAGATGGCGCTGCGGCGACGGATCTTCCTGCCGATCGGGCGGATCACCAGCATGGACGCGGAGGCGGTCGTGCTCGGCACCGGCTCGCTGAACCTGCGGCGCTTCGAGAAACGGCCGAACGAGCTGCTCGTCGTGGAGGACCTGCTGGACCGCCGGGTGTCGGTGGCGCCGGACGGCGACGGGCCGGAGCAGTCCGGTTCGGTGCTGGACATCGGCATGGAGCTGAACCGGAACACCGAGTGGATCATCACGCGGGTCGCGGTTCGCGAGCACACCGGGCGGCTGACCCGGCGCGGGCACGTCTATCAGGCCGAGTACGACCGGGTCCGCGGCATGGTCGGCCCGGCCGACGCGCAGGGCACCGCCAACCTGATCGCCCTCCTCGACCAGCTGCGCCCGGCCGACGTGGCGAACGCGCTGCAGGACATGCCGGACGCCCGCCGGAACGAGGTGGCCGCGGCCATGGACGACCGGCGGCTCGCCGACGTGCTCGAGGAGCTGCCCGAGCACGACCAGGTGGAGATCCTGGTCGCCCTGGAACGGGAACGTGCCGCGGACGTGCTGGAGCGGATGGACCCGGACGACGCCGCCGACCTGCTGGCCGAGCTGCCGCAAACGGAGCAGGCGGTACTGCTCGACCTGATGGAGCCGGAGGAGGCGGCGCCGGTACGCCAGCTGATGAGCTACCGGCCGGGCACCGCGGGCAGTGTGATGACCTCGGAACCGGTGATCCTCACCCCGGACACCACGGTCGCCGAGGCGCTGGCCCGGATTCGTAACCCGGAGCTGTCATCGGTGGTCGCCGCCCAGGTTTTCGTGGCCCGCGCGCCGGCGGCCACACCGACGGGTAGGTACCTGGGCATGGTGCATTTCCAGCGACTGCTGCGGGAACCACCGGCGTCGATCGTGGGCGGGCTGGTGGACAGCGGGATCGAGCCGCTGCGGACCGAGACCGGGCTGCTCGAGATCACCCGGCGGATGGCGACGTACGACCTGGTGGCGATGCCGGTGGTCGACTCGACGAACCGGCTGTTGGGCGCGGTCACCGTCGACGACGTGCTGGACCATTCACTACCGCGGGACTGGCGTGACCGGGACGCCCACGACGAGGGGGCGGCGTGA
- a CDS encoding Mrp/NBP35 family ATP-binding protein, whose product MSAPASTLEDAIQAALATVDDPEIRRPITDLGMVSGFTVSDGLVKVDLLLTVAGCPLRDKLNNDITAAVTKIPGIDRVEINFGVMNDEQRKALQTTLRGGGASAEPVIPFAQPGSRTRVYAVASGKGGVGKSSVTVNLAAALAKRGLSVGVIDADIYGHSVPRMLGVEGKPTRVEEMIMPPQSHGVKVISIGMFTAGNAAVVWRGPMLHRALQQFLADVYWGDLDVLLLDLPPGTGDVAISLAQLLPNAEILVVTTPQMAAAEVAERAGAIALQTHQRLVGVVENMSWLELPDGSRMEVFGAGGGETVADSLSKTIGARVPLLGQIPLDTRVREAGDGGTPIVLADPEAPAAKALDGVADKLAVRRESLVGKPLGLMVNARKG is encoded by the coding sequence ATGTCCGCTCCTGCATCCACGCTCGAGGACGCCATCCAGGCCGCTCTGGCGACCGTGGACGATCCCGAGATCCGCCGCCCGATCACCGACCTCGGCATGGTCTCGGGCTTCACCGTGAGCGACGGCCTGGTCAAGGTCGATCTGTTGCTCACCGTCGCCGGCTGCCCGCTGCGGGACAAGCTGAACAACGACATCACCGCCGCCGTCACGAAGATTCCCGGCATCGACCGGGTCGAGATCAACTTCGGCGTGATGAACGACGAACAGCGCAAGGCGCTGCAGACCACCCTCCGGGGTGGCGGCGCGTCCGCCGAGCCGGTCATCCCCTTCGCCCAGCCCGGCTCCCGGACCAGGGTGTATGCGGTGGCCAGCGGCAAGGGCGGCGTCGGCAAGTCGAGCGTCACGGTGAACCTGGCCGCGGCGCTCGCCAAGCGGGGTCTGTCGGTCGGCGTGATCGACGCGGACATCTACGGCCACTCGGTGCCTCGGATGCTCGGTGTCGAGGGCAAGCCGACCCGCGTCGAGGAAATGATCATGCCGCCGCAGTCGCACGGTGTGAAGGTGATCTCGATCGGCATGTTCACCGCCGGCAACGCCGCGGTGGTCTGGCGCGGCCCGATGCTGCACCGGGCGCTCCAGCAGTTCCTCGCCGACGTCTACTGGGGCGACCTGGACGTGCTGCTGCTCGACCTGCCACCGGGCACCGGTGACGTGGCCATCTCGCTGGCCCAGCTCCTGCCGAACGCGGAGATCCTGGTCGTCACCACCCCGCAGATGGCCGCCGCCGAGGTGGCCGAGCGGGCCGGTGCGATCGCCCTGCAGACCCACCAGCGCCTGGTCGGTGTGGTGGAGAACATGTCGTGGCTGGAGTTGCCGGACGGTTCGCGCATGGAGGTCTTCGGCGCGGGCGGTGGTGAGACGGTGGCCGACTCGCTCTCCAAGACGATCGGCGCCCGGGTGCCGCTGCTGGGTCAGATCCCGCTGGACACCCGGGTGCGTGAGGCCGGCGACGGCGGCACCCCGATCGTGCTGGCCGATCCGGAGGCCCCGGCCGCCAAGGCGCTGGACGGTGTCGCCGACAAACTGGCGGTCCGTCGTGAGTCCCTGGTCGGCAAGCCGCTGGGCCTCATGGTCAACGCTCGTAAAGGTTAG
- a CDS encoding PhzF family phenazine biosynthesis protein, which produces MSTVAYEIVDVFTDRPFAGNPLAVVFGGADLATVQMQALAREFNLSETVFLLPPVTVGATHRVRIFTPTIELPFAGHPSVGSAVTAMRRGLLQPGEVVQECGAGLLPITVTAAGSATLTGAAPTLGEPLDPAPLLAAAGLTAADLDGEAAPRTAGCGLDWVFLPVRREALARVRVNPRAAEEAGCADLSVFAWSGAEAYARVFSATWTVDEDPATGSAALALGVWLVAAGRLPPDGTSAYRIHQGMEMKRPSRLDCTVTAAAGVAISTTVTGHVHPVAAGEIAVPPFIG; this is translated from the coding sequence ATGTCCACCGTGGCGTACGAGATCGTCGACGTGTTCACGGATCGGCCGTTCGCCGGCAATCCGCTGGCCGTGGTGTTCGGCGGCGCCGATCTGGCCACCGTTCAGATGCAGGCGCTGGCCCGTGAGTTCAACCTTTCGGAGACGGTCTTCCTGCTCCCGCCGGTGACCGTCGGCGCCACCCACCGGGTCCGGATCTTCACGCCGACCATCGAGTTGCCGTTCGCCGGGCATCCCAGCGTCGGGTCGGCGGTCACCGCGATGCGGCGTGGCCTGCTCCAGCCGGGCGAGGTGGTCCAGGAGTGCGGCGCCGGCCTGCTGCCGATCACCGTGACCGCGGCCGGTTCGGCCACTCTCACCGGGGCCGCCCCGACGCTCGGCGAACCACTCGATCCGGCGCCGTTGCTCGCCGCGGCGGGCCTGACGGCCGCCGATCTCGACGGCGAGGCCGCCCCGCGTACCGCAGGCTGTGGTCTTGATTGGGTCTTTCTTCCGGTACGCCGGGAGGCGCTCGCCCGGGTACGGGTCAACCCGCGGGCCGCCGAGGAGGCGGGCTGCGCCGACCTGAGTGTGTTCGCCTGGTCCGGTGCCGAGGCCTACGCCCGGGTCTTCTCCGCCACGTGGACCGTCGACGAGGACCCGGCCACCGGATCGGCCGCCCTGGCCCTGGGCGTCTGGCTGGTCGCCGCGGGCCGACTCCCGCCGGACGGCACATCGGCCTACCGGATCCACCAGGGCATGGAGATGAAACGCCCGTCCCGCCTCGACTGCACGGTGACGGCCGCCGCCGGCGTCGCGATCTCGACCACGGTGACCGGCCACGTCCACCCGGTGGCCGCCGGCGAGATCGCGGTCCCCCCGTTCATCGGTTGA
- a CDS encoding SRPBCC family protein, producing MSNDSEAGPGEFTATVIVNAPAPKVFSAFMDWEKQSDWIPFTRVRVVEGDGGEGSLVEAVTALGPATLRDELRVVKVNAPYEVRVVHCGKVLKGPGAMRCTAMSGDRTQVVLHEWFQLPAGAVGKIAWPVLWPGSKLGFTGALKRFARLVEQGRLP from the coding sequence ATGAGCAACGACTCGGAGGCAGGCCCAGGTGAGTTCACCGCCACGGTGATCGTCAACGCGCCCGCGCCCAAGGTCTTCTCCGCGTTCATGGACTGGGAGAAGCAGTCGGACTGGATCCCGTTCACCCGGGTCCGGGTGGTCGAGGGCGACGGCGGCGAGGGGAGCCTGGTCGAGGCGGTCACCGCGCTCGGCCCGGCCACCCTTCGCGACGAGTTGCGGGTGGTCAAGGTCAACGCGCCGTACGAGGTGCGCGTCGTGCACTGCGGCAAGGTGCTGAAGGGCCCGGGGGCGATGCGCTGCACCGCGATGTCCGGCGACCGTACCCAGGTGGTCCTGCACGAGTGGTTCCAACTGCCGGCCGGCGCGGTCGGCAAGATCGCCTGGCCGGTCCTGTGGCCCGGTTCGAAGCTGGGCTTCACCGGTGCCCTCAAACGGTTCGCCCGCCTCGTCGAGCAGGGTCGCCTCCCGTGA
- a CDS encoding enoyl-CoA hydratase-related protein, translating into MNGLKADSLLVDRTDAVVTLTLNRPEAMNSFTVDLKEALRDTLAQLESDRSCRAVVLTGAGGNFCGGQDLKEHATLLAAGSTDLNTVQVHYNPIAQRLASMPKPVIAAVRGMAAGAGASLSLLADFRIGGPKTSFLMAFANVGLAGDSGISWSLPRIVGHARAVELLLLARPVKADEASRIGMLTELLEDDEQVLPRAQELAARLAAGPTIAYGAIKRELSIGDAGTLSDALAAEAQAQAICGATADHSAAVNAFLNKQKPEYQGR; encoded by the coding sequence ATGAACGGACTGAAGGCGGACTCATTGCTCGTCGACCGCACTGACGCGGTCGTCACCCTGACCCTGAACCGCCCCGAGGCGATGAACTCGTTCACCGTCGACCTCAAGGAAGCGCTGCGGGACACGCTCGCCCAGTTGGAGAGCGACAGGTCGTGCCGGGCGGTCGTGCTGACCGGCGCCGGCGGCAACTTCTGCGGCGGCCAGGACCTGAAGGAGCACGCGACGCTGCTGGCGGCCGGCTCCACCGACCTGAACACGGTGCAGGTGCACTACAACCCGATCGCGCAGCGGCTGGCCAGCATGCCGAAACCGGTGATCGCCGCGGTTCGCGGGATGGCGGCCGGGGCCGGCGCGTCGCTGTCGCTGCTCGCCGACTTCCGGATCGGCGGCCCGAAGACCAGCTTCCTGATGGCCTTCGCGAACGTGGGGCTGGCCGGCGACAGCGGCATCTCCTGGTCGCTGCCGCGGATCGTGGGCCACGCCCGCGCGGTCGAGCTGCTGCTGCTGGCCCGGCCGGTGAAGGCGGACGAGGCGTCCCGGATCGGCATGCTCACCGAGCTGCTGGAGGACGACGAGCAGGTTCTGCCACGGGCACAGGAGCTGGCCGCCCGGCTGGCCGCGGGCCCGACGATCGCCTACGGCGCGATCAAGCGGGAGCTGTCCATCGGTGACGCCGGCACGCTCTCCGACGCCCTGGCCGCCGAGGCGCAGGCCCAGGCCATCTGTGGCGCGACCGCGGACCACTCGGCCGCGGTCAACGCCTTCCTGAACAAGCAGAAGCCCGAATACCAGGGCCGCTGA
- a CDS encoding Sec-independent protein translocase family protein: MFENLNWWEIGALLMLALLIFGERLPKVLGDGLKMLRGLRNMAQGATADLSRELGTDIQLEDLHPKAFIRKHLLSEEDEQALRKPLQNLFDDVKQDLNGVKAELNDVASAVDIRKGSASQTAAPAEAPRPAPRYDLDAT; this comes from the coding sequence GTGTTCGAGAATCTGAACTGGTGGGAGATCGGCGCGCTGCTCATGCTCGCGCTGCTGATCTTCGGGGAGCGTCTGCCCAAGGTGCTCGGCGACGGGCTGAAGATGCTGCGTGGGCTGCGCAACATGGCTCAGGGTGCGACCGCTGACCTGAGCCGTGAGCTCGGCACCGACATCCAGCTGGAAGACCTGCACCCGAAGGCGTTCATCCGTAAGCATCTGCTCAGCGAGGAGGACGAGCAGGCGCTGCGCAAGCCCCTGCAGAACCTCTTCGACGACGTGAAACAGGACCTCAACGGGGTCAAGGCGGAGCTGAACGACGTAGCCTCGGCCGTCGACATCCGCAAAGGCAGCGCATCGCAGACGGCGGCGCCGGCCGAGGCTCCTCGACCGGCGCCGCGTTACGACCTCGACGCGACCTAA
- a CDS encoding PaaX family transcriptional regulator, producing the protein MQARSALFDLYGDYLRARGSRAPVAALVRLLAPLDIAAPAVRTAVSRMVRQGWLHPLRLASGPGYLLTPKAARRLDEAAARVYRTGRGGWDGRFDMILLHQPVVRQDALRLTYLGYGPLSDQVWVAPRASEEVEAVLSETEAGYERFSASHTSGSDIVGRAWDLKRIGQAYEEFVETLRPVMKGVTPRSTDEEAYAARFRLVHAWRSFLFQDPQLPTALLPPGWPGVKAALFFDKHATRLRPAADRHVERCLQSAVRGGRVGFSDV; encoded by the coding sequence ATGCAGGCGCGGTCCGCACTCTTCGACCTGTACGGCGACTACCTGCGCGCTCGCGGCTCCCGAGCCCCGGTCGCGGCCCTCGTGAGGCTGCTGGCCCCGCTCGACATCGCGGCCCCGGCGGTGCGTACCGCTGTGTCGCGAATGGTGCGACAGGGATGGCTGCATCCGCTACGCCTGGCCTCCGGACCGGGTTATCTGCTCACCCCCAAGGCCGCCCGCCGGCTGGACGAGGCCGCCGCCCGGGTGTACCGGACCGGTCGCGGCGGATGGGACGGCCGCTTCGACATGATCCTGCTCCACCAGCCTGTGGTCCGGCAGGACGCGCTGCGTCTCACCTATCTGGGCTACGGACCACTCAGCGATCAGGTATGGGTGGCGCCGCGCGCGTCAGAGGAGGTCGAAGCGGTGCTGAGCGAGACCGAGGCCGGCTATGAACGGTTCAGCGCCAGCCACACCTCGGGATCGGACATCGTCGGGCGGGCCTGGGACCTGAAACGGATCGGGCAGGCGTACGAGGAGTTCGTCGAGACGCTACGCCCGGTCATGAAGGGGGTGACTCCACGAAGCACCGACGAGGAGGCGTACGCCGCCCGGTTCCGGCTGGTCCACGCGTGGCGCTCGTTCCTCTTCCAGGACCCACAGCTGCCCACCGCTCTGCTGCCGCCGGGCTGGCCCGGGGTGAAGGCCGCGCTCTTCTTCGACAAGCACGCGACCCGGCTGCGCCCGGCCGCCGACCGGCACGTGGAACGTTGCCTGCAATCGGCCGTGCGTGGTGGACGTGTGGGATTCTCAGATGTATGA
- a CDS encoding DUF3117 domain-containing protein, whose amino-acid sequence MAAMKPRTGDGPLEVTKEGRGIVMRVPLEGGGRLVVEMTPDEANALGDALKQIAG is encoded by the coding sequence ATGGCGGCGATGAAGCCGCGGACGGGCGATGGTCCGCTGGAGGTCACCAAGGAGGGGCGTGGCATCGTGATGCGCGTCCCGCTGGAGGGTGGTGGCCGTCTCGTCGTGGAGATGACCCCGGACGAGGCCAACGCGCTGGGTGACGCGTTGAAGCAGATCGCCGGCTGA
- a CDS encoding DNA-3-methyladenine glycosylase I: protein MTDTGIVIGADGRPRCFWGGSTPDYAPYHDDEWGKPVRGDDALFERLTLEAFQSGLSWITILRKRPAFRAAFAGFSIEKVAEFTEADAARLMTDPGIVRNRMKVDAALHNARVAVGLDLTGLLWSFAPARRDRPKTRADVPATTPESIAMAKALKKQGFKFVGPTTAYALMQATGMVDDHLTDCWVPVMR, encoded by the coding sequence GTGACCGACACCGGCATCGTGATCGGCGCCGACGGTCGTCCCCGCTGCTTCTGGGGCGGCAGTACACCCGACTACGCGCCCTACCACGACGACGAGTGGGGCAAGCCGGTCCGCGGTGACGACGCCCTCTTCGAGCGGCTCACCCTGGAGGCGTTCCAGTCCGGCCTGTCGTGGATCACCATCCTGCGCAAGCGGCCGGCGTTCCGGGCCGCGTTCGCCGGGTTCTCGATCGAGAAGGTCGCCGAGTTCACCGAGGCCGACGCCGCCCGTCTGATGACCGACCCGGGCATCGTCCGCAACCGGATGAAGGTCGACGCGGCCCTGCACAACGCCCGGGTGGCGGTCGGGCTGGACCTGACCGGGCTGCTCTGGTCGTTCGCGCCCGCGAGACGGGATCGGCCGAAGACCCGCGCCGACGTCCCGGCGACCACACCCGAGTCCATCGCGATGGCCAAGGCGCTCAAGAAGCAGGGCTTCAAATTCGTCGGACCCACCACCGCGTACGCGTTGATGCAGGCCACCGGCATGGTCGACGACCACCTCACGGACTGCTGGGTGCCCGTGATGAGATGA